DNA sequence from the Thiosulfativibrio zosterae genome:
GCCTCTGAAAAGAAACTTCGAGAGGCTCGAGAAAAAGGACAAATCCCACGCTCAAAAGAGTTGACGACTTTATTGATGACCTTGGGTGCGGCTGTTTTTTTGTTGTTTTATGGTTATGTGATGTGGCAACAATTTGAAGCCATTGCCATTAAAGGGTTCAGTTTTGATAGAGCGCATGCGTTTGATTTTCAAATGATGACAAACTTGATTATTGGTATGACCATTGAAACCCTTTGGATGATTTTTCCTTTCTTGGCACTGATGGTCATTATAGCGATTATCTCGCCAACCCTGTTAGGCGGCTGGAACTTCAGTACTCAGGCGATGGCGCCTAAATTAAGTAAGCTTAACCCCATTTCTGGGATTGCTCGAATGTTTTCCGTGAATGCCTTAATGGAGCTGATTAAAGCCTTAGCAAAGTTTTTGTTAGTGGGTGGGGTGGCCGTGTTATTTTTATGGCTATCTTATGGCGAAATTATCAGTATTGGCAAAGAAGCATTAAAACCTGCCATGGCGCATGCAGCGACTTTAATCGTTGAAGCGTTTATTTTTGTCAGTTTATCTTTGCTGATTGTTGCCTTGATTGATGTGCCTTACCAAGTGATTCATCACATGAATCAATTAAAAATGACCAAACAAGAAGTTAAAGAAGAATACAAGCAACAAGAGGGTAACCCCGAGGTTAAAGGTCGTATTAGAGCTTTGCAGCGCGAAATGTCGCAGCGCCGTATGATGCAAGCTGTACCGCAAGCGGATGTCGTCATTACAAACCCTACGCATTTTGCAGTGGCTTTGAAGTATAATCCCGATGAAATGCCAGAACCCATGGTTTTAGCCATTGGCAGTGATTTTATGGCTGCACAGATTAGAACGCTTGCTAAAGAACACAATATTACCATTGTTGAAGCACCGCCTTTGGCAAGGGCTTTGTACTATAATGCCGAGGTTGATCGCCCAATACCTTATGATTTATTTAAAGCTGTGGCGGCTGTGTTAGCTTATGTTTATCAGTTGCGAGATGGTAAATCCGCTAAGCCCGTAGATTTTGCAAACCTTCCCATCCCAGAAGAGATGAAGACGGATGCGCCAACATAAAGACACTTGAATGGATTTAAACTACCTACTTGGCAAACTCAAAAACTCCTTCTCTCAAGGATTAGGTATTCCTATTGCTATCTTAGCTTTGCTAGCAATGGTTGTTGTTCCTTTACCCCCGTTTTTACTAGATGTCTTTTTTACCTTTAATATCGCCTTATCTTTGGTGGTATTGATGGTTACCTTGTATGCCAAGCGCCCTTTAGATTTTGCTATTTTTCCAACCATTATCCTCTTAACAACCCTTTTTCGTTTGGCGCTGAATATTGCCTCTACGCGCGTTATTTTGTTAGAAGGGCATAATGGTGGAGAAGCGGCGGGTAATGTTATCGCCTCCTTTGGTGAATTTGTTATTGGCGGTAACTTTGCGGTTGGTTTGGTTATCTTTGCTATTTTAGTCGTTATTAACTTTGTGGTTATCACCAAGGGTGCGGGCCGTGTGGCTGAAGTCAGTGCGCGTTTTACCTTGGATTCCATGCCTGGTAAACAAATGGCAATAGATGCCGATTTAAATGCGGGCTTAATTACCCAAGAACAAGCTCAAGAACGCCGCAAAGATATTACCGCTGAGGCTGATTTTTATGGTTCCATGGATGGGGCGAGTAAGTTTGTCAGAGGGGATGCTGTCGCTGGTATCATCATCTTGTTCATCAATATGATTGGTGGATTTGCCATAGGTGTTGGGCAGCATGATATGGCTTTCGCAGATGCAACGGAAGTCTATATCGTATTGACTTTGGGTGATGGCTTGGTTGCGCAAATTCCATCATTGTTATTGTCTACGGCAACAGCCATTATTGTAACCCGCGTCACGGGTGATACCCGTGATATGAACGAGCAGTTGTCAGATCAAATGTTCGCCAATCCTAAAGCACTCGGAATGACTTCTGGTATTGTGGGTGTTTTTGGCATCATTCCAGGTATGCCGAATGTGGCTTTTTTAACCTTTGCAGCCATTACGGGTGCAGGTGCTTATTTTATTTATAAAAGGCAAGATAAAAAGCCTGCGCCAGAAGCCATGTTGGCGGAAAATATAGAGTCTACCGACACCAAATCTCCTGAGCTGAGTTGGGATGATGTTCAGACCGTGGATGTACTTGGTTTGGAAGTGGGTTATCGTCTGATTCCTATGGTCGATCAATCTCAAAATGGACAATTGCTGGAGCGAGTCAAGGGTGTAAGACGCAAAGTTTCCCAAGAGTTGGGGTTTTTGGTACCTCCCGTGCATATTCGTGATAATTTGGACTTAAAGCCAAATCAATATAAAATCATGTTGATGGGGGTTTCTTCAGGTGGTGGAGAGGTTTTTCCTGACAAAGAATTGGCAATTAACCCGGGGCAGGTTTATGGCAAGATTCCAGGAACGGCGACCAAAGATCCAACATTTGGCTTAGATGCAGTATGGATTAATCCCGCAGATAGAGATCAAGCACAAGCACTGGGTTATACCGTTGTGGATGCCAGTACGGTTGTTGCTACCCATATCAGTCAAATCATTCAAGACTATGCGTTTGATTTATTGGGCTTTGATGAAACCCAGAAGCTGCTGGATAAATTGAAAGCCAGCTCACCTAAATTGGTGGACGAACTCATACCTGACCGCTTGTCGTTGGCGACTTTGGTTAAAGTTTTGCAAAACTTGTTGCAAGAGAAAGTGTCTATTCGTGACTTGCGTACCATTGTTGAGGCTTTGAGTGAATATGCGGGCAAAACACAAAGTCCCAACGATTTAACCATTCATGTCAGAACAGCTTTGGGTCGTTCAATCGTTCAAGATATTGTTGGCCCAGACGCCGAACTAAAGGTTATTACTTTGGAACCAAGATTGGAACAGTTATTGCTACAAGCAACACAAGGTGCGCCAGAAGGCCAGTTAGCCATAGAGCCTGGTCTGGCAGAAAGATTGCATGGCACATTAAAAGAAGAGTCCCAGAAGCTAGAAATGCAGGGAGATGCAGCCATTTTAATCGTTGCACCACAAATTCGAGCGCAATTGGCCAGACTATTTAGATATAGTTTGCCCAGTTTACATATTTTGGCGTATTCAGAAGTGCCAGAAAACCGACAGATCAGTGTGGTCGCTAATGTTGGGCAAGGGTGATAGATGAAATTAAAGCGTTATCTAGCGTCAAATATGCGTCAAGCGATGGCTTTAGTCCGGGATGAGCTGGGGATAGATGCTGTCATTATGTCAACGCGCAATACCCCTGAAGGGGTTGAAGTGGTTGCCGCAATTGACCCTGAAGCGCAAGAACACAAAACTCAATCGAATAAAGGGCATTCAGAGGCTAGGTCTAGTTTTGTTTCTAATGAACTGCGTGGCCAAACTCAAATGACGCCTCAGCAATCCACTGAAATCGCTCGTATGTCAGAAGAGCTTAAAGCGGTGCGTTCTTTGTTGGAGGATCAGCTTTCAGGTTTGGCTTGGGGCCAAGCTGAACAAAATGATCCTAATCGCGTGGCGATTTTAAAGCGATTGGTTCAGTTAGGTATTGGATGGGATTTAGCTCAAAAGTTAACCAATAGAGTGCAAATACATCGCGATTCTGCTTGGTCAGATATTTTATTTGAAATTGAAAAAAGCATCCCAGTTGAAGAGCGAGATGTGGTGGATAAAGGCGGCATAGTTGCTTTAGTTGGGCCAACAGGCGTGGGTAAAACCACAACCATTGCAAAAATGGCCAGCCGATTTGTCATGAGAAACTCCGCCAGTCAGTTAGCTTTGATCACCACGGATTGTTATAAAATTGGCGCTCAAGCACAGTTAAAAACATTTGCAGATTTATTGGGCGTGCCTGTTCATGTTGTCAATTCCGAGGGCGAGTTGTATACCCTGTTAAGTGCATTGACTTCGAAAAAACTGATTTTGATAGATACCGCTGGCATGAGCCAAAGAGATTTAAAGTTGTCACAACAACTGACAAAAGATCAAGCGGGTATGAATACCGTGCGAAATTATTTGGTGATGTCTGCCGCAACGCAATTAAGTGTTATGAAGGACATCGTCAAATCCTTTAAACAAGTAGGATTGACCGGCTGTATCTTAACCAAGGTAGATGAAGCCTTGCAGTTGGGCAACATTTTAACCGTACTGGTTGAACAGAAGTTGCCCATCAGTTATTTGTCTGATGGACAAAGGGTTCCAGAAGATTTAGCACCAATTAGAGTTAGAGATTTAATTGATAAAGCAATTGTGCTCGGTCAACAGCAGTCTAAAACCGAGTCAGAAGACAGTGCGTTCCGATTAGGAATGGGTAAGGAGATATCAGATGCTCAATGATCAAGCCTCAGGGTTAAGAGCAATGCAATCACATCAAGCAAAGACGCCACTTAAGTCTGGGGTAAAACCCATTCAAAAGAATAAACCTGTGCGCGTGATTGCGGTTGCCAGTGGTAAAGGTGGCGTGGGTAAAACCAATGTGTCAGTCAACCTGGGTATTTCTATGGCTAAGCTTGGTAATCGCGTTCTGCTGATGGATGCGGATATGGGGCTGGGCAATATAGATATTATGCTTGGCTTGCAAACCAAATATAATTTGTCGCATGTTTTGGACGGGCAAAAAACCCTGAAAGAAGTCATGGTTGATGCGCCAGGCGGTTTAAAAATTATTCCCGCGGCTTCAGGCGTGAGTCGTATGGCGCAACTCTCCCCCCTAGAAAACGCAGGAATCATTAACGCCTTTGCAGAATTGGATGGTATTTTAGATGTACTGCTGATTGATACTGCTGCAGGGATTGCCGACAGTGTGGTCAGTTTTTGTCGAGCTTCGCAAGATGTCATCGTGGTTGTGACCGATGAACCCGCATCCATGACTGATGCTTATGCTTTGATTAAAGTTCTTAGCCGTGAGCACAATGTTCGTCGTTTTCATTTGCTAGCAAACATGACCCGCTCGGTTGAGCATGGTAGAATACTTCACCAAAAAGTAGCCAAAGTGTGCGAACAGTTTTTAGATGTCACGATTGACTATCTCGGAACCGTGCCATTTGATTACGATTTGAGAGAAGCTGTGCAAAAGCAATCCCCTGTGGTGATTGCCAAACCTGATAGCTTGGCGGCTAAATCTTTTAAAGAAATTGCCCAAAAAGTTGAAAACTGGCCAATACCCACCAGTATCACAGGATATTTACAGTTTTTTGTAGAAAGTTTGATGCAACAGAACGCATAAGGAAAAACTATGAGCGGCATCCAGGCGTACGCAAATGTTCAAAAACAAACTTCAAATGAAGTGCTTGATATTGAAAGCTATCTTCCTTTAGTTAAAAGAATTGCGTATCACCTTAAAGGTCGTTTACCAGACAGTGTGATGGTGGAAGATTTGATTCAATCAGGTGTGATTGGACTGATTGAAGCGATGCAAAAATTTAATGCCAATCAAGGCGCCAGTTTTGAAACCTATGCGGGTATTCGAATTCGAGGTGCCATGTTAGACGAAATTCGCAAGGGCGATTGGACACCGCGTTCGGTGCATCGCAAGTCCCGAGAAGTGACTGCTGCTATCTCTGCTGTTGAAGCGCGGGTTGGTCGCGAAGCAAAAGATTCTGAAATTGCAGAAGAAATGGGGTTGTCGATTGAAGATTATCATTTTATTTTGCAAGACACTAACTCAGCGCAGCTACTGTCTATTGATGAGCCAGACCATGATGAGTTGGCGGAAGATCGCATCATCGGCACAGGAAAAACACCTTTAGCAGAGCTCAGTGACGAAGGCTTTCAACAAGCGCTGGTTGAGCAAATTGAAGATTTGCCTGAAAAAGAAAAATTGGTGATGGCTCTTTATTACGATGAAGAGTTAAACCTAAAAGAAATAGGCGAGATTTTAGAAGTGAGTGAATCTCGCGTGAGCCAAATTCATAGCCAAGCCATTAAACGCTTAAAGTCGCGTTTAAAAAACTGGATATAACCCATTTATAAAATGCATGAAGAGAGAGAATAAAAATGCAAATTGATAGAAATATGAACATCTTAGTGGTGGATGACTTTTCAACAATGCGCCGAATTGTTAAGAATTTGTTGAAAGAGCTTGGGTTTAGCAAGTTTGATGAAGCGGATGATGGTGCCACGGCATGGCCAATGGTTCAAAGTGGTAAGTATGACTTTATTGTCAGTGACTGGAATATGCCGCAAATGACAGGGTTAGACTTATTAAAAAATGTGCGCAAGTCGCCAGAATTGAAAGACACACCCTTTTTATTGATTACGGCAGAAGCCAAACGCAGCCAAATTTTAGAAGCGGCTGAGGCTGGGGTTGATGGCTATATTGTTAAGCCTTTTACCGCTGCAACTTTGAATGCCAAAATCCAAAAAATATTTGAGCGTGTAGCGGAAAGAGAAGCGGCAAAAGTTAAAAAATAAGTCGCCCAGTATCGATACCCCACCCCAAAAGCTCCATTATTGATTCAATAAGGGGCTTTTTTTTTGTTGATTGAATAGTGAGACCAGAAACTATGAAGAATATCCCAATTGAAGCTGTCGAAGAACTGCTCAGTGCTTTAAAGTCCGGTGATGAGCAAACTGCTCGTATTTTGTTTGATGAATTAACGCAGTTAAATCAATCAGATGTGGTTCATCAAGTTGAAGAGATTGCCATCAATCTTCATAACACGCTCGATAGCTTTGACGAGGATGCTGAATTATTAATGGCAACCAAACATGATTTGCCGGATGTTTCAGAAAGACTCCACTATGTCATGCAAACCACTGAAGAAGCCAGTAATAAAACCTTAGGTGCTGCTGAAAATACCCTTGCAATTTTGGATAATTTGGCCGAAAAGTTAGCCCATGATTCGCAAGCGCAAGCGTTATTAGAGCAAGCGCAAAATCAACTCACTGAAATTATGATGTCACAATCTTTTCAAG
Encoded proteins:
- the flhF gene encoding flagellar biosynthesis protein FlhF, translated to MKLKRYLASNMRQAMALVRDELGIDAVIMSTRNTPEGVEVVAAIDPEAQEHKTQSNKGHSEARSSFVSNELRGQTQMTPQQSTEIARMSEELKAVRSLLEDQLSGLAWGQAEQNDPNRVAILKRLVQLGIGWDLAQKLTNRVQIHRDSAWSDILFEIEKSIPVEERDVVDKGGIVALVGPTGVGKTTTIAKMASRFVMRNSASQLALITTDCYKIGAQAQLKTFADLLGVPVHVVNSEGELYTLLSALTSKKLILIDTAGMSQRDLKLSQQLTKDQAGMNTVRNYLVMSAATQLSVMKDIVKSFKQVGLTGCILTKVDEALQLGNILTVLVEQKLPISYLSDGQRVPEDLAPIRVRDLIDKAIVLGQQQSKTESEDSAFRLGMGKEISDAQ
- a CDS encoding chemotaxis response regulator CheY, producing the protein MQIDRNMNILVVDDFSTMRRIVKNLLKELGFSKFDEADDGATAWPMVQSGKYDFIVSDWNMPQMTGLDLLKNVRKSPELKDTPFLLITAEAKRSQILEAAEAGVDGYIVKPFTAATLNAKIQKIFERVAEREAAKVKK
- a CDS encoding protein phosphatase CheZ, with the translated sequence MKNIPIEAVEELLSALKSGDEQTARILFDELTQLNQSDVVHQVEEIAINLHNTLDSFDEDAELLMATKHDLPDVSERLHYVMQTTEEASNKTLGAAENTLAILDNLAEKLAHDSQAQALLEQAQNQLTEIMMSQSFQDLTGQVLNRVMMLVGSLEQSLMDLIEKSGIDYAKIPARSQTDADKKSAEMQGIGPNVTQASQKDIASSQDEVDDLLGDLGI
- a CDS encoding RNA polymerase sigma factor FliA; protein product: MSGIQAYANVQKQTSNEVLDIESYLPLVKRIAYHLKGRLPDSVMVEDLIQSGVIGLIEAMQKFNANQGASFETYAGIRIRGAMLDEIRKGDWTPRSVHRKSREVTAAISAVEARVGREAKDSEIAEEMGLSIEDYHFILQDTNSAQLLSIDEPDHDELAEDRIIGTGKTPLAELSDEGFQQALVEQIEDLPEKEKLVMALYYDEELNLKEIGEILEVSESRVSQIHSQAIKRLKSRLKNWI
- the flhB gene encoding flagellar biosynthesis protein FlhB, coding for MAENADGTEKSEDASEKKLREAREKGQIPRSKELTTLLMTLGAAVFLLFYGYVMWQQFEAIAIKGFSFDRAHAFDFQMMTNLIIGMTIETLWMIFPFLALMVIIAIISPTLLGGWNFSTQAMAPKLSKLNPISGIARMFSVNALMELIKALAKFLLVGGVAVLFLWLSYGEIISIGKEALKPAMAHAATLIVEAFIFVSLSLLIVALIDVPYQVIHHMNQLKMTKQEVKEEYKQQEGNPEVKGRIRALQREMSQRRMMQAVPQADVVITNPTHFAVALKYNPDEMPEPMVLAIGSDFMAAQIRTLAKEHNITIVEAPPLARALYYNAEVDRPIPYDLFKAVAAVLAYVYQLRDGKSAKPVDFANLPIPEEMKTDAPT
- a CDS encoding MinD/ParA family protein; translation: MLNDQASGLRAMQSHQAKTPLKSGVKPIQKNKPVRVIAVASGKGGVGKTNVSVNLGISMAKLGNRVLLMDADMGLGNIDIMLGLQTKYNLSHVLDGQKTLKEVMVDAPGGLKIIPAASGVSRMAQLSPLENAGIINAFAELDGILDVLLIDTAAGIADSVVSFCRASQDVIVVVTDEPASMTDAYALIKVLSREHNVRRFHLLANMTRSVEHGRILHQKVAKVCEQFLDVTIDYLGTVPFDYDLREAVQKQSPVVIAKPDSLAAKSFKEIAQKVENWPIPTSITGYLQFFVESLMQQNA
- the flhA gene encoding flagellar biosynthesis protein FlhA, with translation MDLNYLLGKLKNSFSQGLGIPIAILALLAMVVVPLPPFLLDVFFTFNIALSLVVLMVTLYAKRPLDFAIFPTIILLTTLFRLALNIASTRVILLEGHNGGEAAGNVIASFGEFVIGGNFAVGLVIFAILVVINFVVITKGAGRVAEVSARFTLDSMPGKQMAIDADLNAGLITQEQAQERRKDITAEADFYGSMDGASKFVRGDAVAGIIILFINMIGGFAIGVGQHDMAFADATEVYIVLTLGDGLVAQIPSLLLSTATAIIVTRVTGDTRDMNEQLSDQMFANPKALGMTSGIVGVFGIIPGMPNVAFLTFAAITGAGAYFIYKRQDKKPAPEAMLAENIESTDTKSPELSWDDVQTVDVLGLEVGYRLIPMVDQSQNGQLLERVKGVRRKVSQELGFLVPPVHIRDNLDLKPNQYKIMLMGVSSGGGEVFPDKELAINPGQVYGKIPGTATKDPTFGLDAVWINPADRDQAQALGYTVVDASTVVATHISQIIQDYAFDLLGFDETQKLLDKLKASSPKLVDELIPDRLSLATLVKVLQNLLQEKVSIRDLRTIVEALSEYAGKTQSPNDLTIHVRTALGRSIVQDIVGPDAELKVITLEPRLEQLLLQATQGAPEGQLAIEPGLAERLHGTLKEESQKLEMQGDAAILIVAPQIRAQLARLFRYSLPSLHILAYSEVPENRQISVVANVGQG